Sequence from the Myxococcota bacterium genome:
GCCCGATCTTCGCCGACCTGTGGAAGCGGCCCCATCTGCGCGGGCTCGCCTATGCACCCTACGAGAGCTACCTGAGCGGCCGCGAGGACTACGCCGCTGCGGAGCGGCTCGCGCGCGAGTATCTCGTGGACCCCGCGTCCGCTCCGGGCGGGCTGCGCGACGTCGCCACGACCGACCTCGCCGCCAGCGTGCGGCTGCAGGGCCGGCAAGAGGAGGCCTGGCAGACCATCGAGCCCCTGCTCAAGGGCGAGACCACGGCCTACCACGAGGGGCTGATGGCGCTGGTCGACCTGGGCCGCTACGACGAGGCCGAGTCACTGGGCAAGGACGCGCTCGCGCGCTACCCGGGCTCGGTCGAGATCCGGGCGGGCATCGCCGCGGCTCGCTGGCGCGCCGGCCGTGATGACGAGGCGGTTCGCGCCGTGAGCCCGCCCGAGGCGACGCTCGACGACGAGGCCTTCCGCGGCGCCGTGGCCGAGCACTTCTGGTACGCGCTCCGCGACGCGCCGGCGAAGTCGGTGATGGAGGCGTTCGAGGCCTTCGCGCGCAAGAACGAGTCACGGCCGCGCGCGGTCGCGCTCGCCGCCTCGTTCGACGCGCACGGCCGGCACGACGTGGCACACGAGATGTACGCGCGCCTGGAGCTCGTGGGTGAGGCCTGGCTGAGTCTCAAGGCGGCCGGGAGCGAGGACGAGGCCACGCGCTGGGTGAAGAGTCTCTCGCTCGGGTCGGAGGCCGCACCCCGCTACTACGCGGCCGGCGCCTGGGAGCTGCTCTTTGGGGCGATTCCGGAGTGGCGCCCTTCCGACTCGGTCTGGCTGCTCCGCGCCGCGGCCGTGGCTCGCGACCCGGAGACTGCGCGCCGGCATGGCGCGGAGGTGCGCTCCCATTTCGCAGGCGAGCCGAAGTCCAACGAGCAGTATCTGGCGCGCCTCGTGCTCGGTCTCGATCGCGATGCGGCGTTGCTAGCGGGCAAGCTGAGCGCGCGAGAGCTGTGTCAGGTCTCCTGGGCGCTCGGTCTGGCGGCACAGGGGCGCGAAGACCTGCCGGCGGCCGTCGACTTCTACGAGGTGGCCGCCTCGACCGGCCAGTCGAGCGCCGACTGCTTCGGCTATGCGCGCCGCCAGCTCGACGAGTGGCGGCGCAGCGACGTGCCTTTCGACAAGTCCTGGACGCCGAAGCTCCCTGATCTGTTCGTCGCGACCCGCTGACTCATACGGGGGCGCCGTGCGCCAGCACGGGGTACTGCCGCTCGGGCGCGGCGCACGGCTCGCGCGTCACCTGGCCGCCGGCGCCCGGCCGCAACGCCACCGCGCCATCGGGCGCGAACTGCACGATGTAGGCGCGGCGCTCGTCGGGGGTCAGGTTCGGGCCCGTGGCGTGCGGGGTGAGCGACGAGAACACCACGATGCCGCCGGCGCGCACTGGCGCCGCCAGCGGCTCCGACGGCGGCTCGTCGAAGCACACGAAGCCCAGGTCGGTGCCGCGGTGCGCGAGCGTTCCGCCGCGGTGCAGGCCGGGCACGACACGCGGGCAGCCGTTGTCTTCGGTGGCATCGGTGAGCGCGACCCAGCAGGTGAGATAGGCCTCGGGCTCGACGAACGTGTAGCCGTTGTCCTGGTGCCACGGGAACGGCGCGCGCGTGCCGGGCTTCTTGTACACGGCCTGGTCCCAGTAGAGCCGCACGTCGGGGCCGATCAGGTCGTGCACCAGGTCGCAGAACACCGGGTGACGGCAGAAGTCGCGCAGGAACGGCGAGCGAGTCACGAGGTGGGTCGTGAAGGTGATCTCGTCGGCGCGCGCGATCGCGAAGCGGCCGTTGGGCTGCGTGCGCAGGAAGGCCTCGGCCCTGGCCTCGAACGGCGCGATCTCCTGGGCCACGCGACTCACCGTGGCCGCGTCGAACGCGCCTTCGAGCACGAAGAAGCCGCGCTCGTCCCAGCTCTTGGCCTGCTCGGCGCTGATGCGGCGGAACGGGCCGCGCGGCGGCTGCCACTGGAACCCGCGACTCCAGGCATGCGCGCTGGGCTTCACGCGCGGCGCCCCCAGCCCGGCCAGCCCCGCAGGCGCGGCTCGGGCAGCGGCGGCGGCTCCGGCAAGTCACCGGGCGCGCGCGGGAAGGCGATCGGAGTCACGGCCGAGTCGACCACGGCGCCCGGCGCGATGCCGGCGCGGTCGACCGACGGGTGGAGCTGCTTCGAGTCCTTCCGCGTGGAGCCGTCCGCGAAGTAGATCACCGTGTGCACGCGCCGCATGTCGGGGGTGGAGTTCGGGCCCGCCACGTGGATGGTGAGCCCGTGGTGGAACACCACGTCGCCGGGCTCCACGGGCACGAACTCGGGCGGCACGCCGCGCGCCTCCTCGCCGTGCTCGAGGTCGAAGCCGGTGCCGGTGAAGATGTTCGAGAATCGCTTCACCCCGAAGTGATGCGAGCCGGGCACGTAGCCCATGCAGCCGCTCTCGCGCCTGGCGCCGTTGAACGAGATCCAGGCGGTGACCGTATTCGGCTCGTTCAGCGGCCAGTAGGGCTGGTCGTGGTGGGCGTCGGTGCCCCGCCCGCCCGGCTCCTTGTAGAGGGCCTGGTCGTGCCAGACCCGCAGGACCGGCCGGTCGAGCAGCTCACTCGCCACCTGCCCGAGCCGCGGGTGGAAGGTGAGCGGGCGCACGTCGGCGAAGTCCTCCCACAGGTTGATGCACTGGTGGAAGGACTGCTCGTAATGCGTGCGCTCGGCCAGGGTCCGCGTGTCGTGCGCGGTGCGCGCGGCCACCGCCCGATCGACCGCGGCGCCGAAGCGCGCGATCTCCTCGGCCTGGAGCAGGCCGCGCAGCGCCACGAAGCCCCGCTCGGCGAACTCCTTGCGCTGCGTCTCGGTCGTGATCGACACGGCTCAGTATAATCCGGCGCTGATGGCGAAGAAGAAGACGGCGAAGCGAGTCGCGAAGAAGCCCACGGCCCCGAAGAAGCCCGCCAAGACGCGCGGCGAGCCGGCGGCGCAGGATCCCGTGGCGGCCGCGCTCGCGCGCCGCCGTGCGGCCCTGATCCGCGCCTGACCGGGCCTGCGCTCGGCCTGACTTCAGATCGCCGCGGCGACCCTGCGCAGCGCGATCAGCTCGTCGCGCACCGCAGCCAGGCCGGTGCGCGGCAGCGGTGACTCGGAGCGCCGCGCGTCGCGCTGCAGCTCGAGCAGGCGCTTGCGCGCGCCCTCGATCGTGAAGCGCTCGGCGTAGAGCAGGTGCTTGATGGTGAGAATCGTCTCCAGGTCGCGGCGCCGGTACATGCGCTGCTTCGAGCGCGACTTCGGCGGCGCCATGGCCTTGAACTCGGTCTCCCAGAACCGGAGCACGTACGGCTCCACGCCGATCAGCTTCGCGACCTCGCCGATCCGGAAGTAAGTCCGGTCGGGAATCTTCGCGAACTCCTTCTCGACTGCCTCGATCACTTCTTACCCCCCACACCCGATTGACTACCCTCGCCCATGGCTCGCTGCGCGGCCCTACGGGCCTTGTGGCTCGGCTCAGGGCGGCCTTCGCCTCGCCTCGCAGTTACTCGGTCAGGCAGCTACTCGTCGTCGTCCTCGTCATCGTCGTCGTCGTCGCCGGTCTCGGGCGCCTGGCCCTCGTTCAGCGCGTTCTTCAGCACCAGGCTGGGCTTGAAGGTGAGCACGCGCCGCGCCTCGAGCTGGATCTCCTCGCCGGTCTGGGGATTGCGCCCTTTGCGCGCGTTCTTCTCGCGCACGATGAAGTTCCCGAAGCCGGAGAACTTCACTTTCTCTCCCCCCACCAGCGCGTCCTTGATCACGTCGAACACGGTCTCCACGAGCTCCGCCGACTCCTTCTTCGAGAAGCCGACGCGCTCGTAGATCGTCTCGACGATGTCCGCCTTGGTCATGCTCTGCCCTCCTCCGGACTCTCGAAGAACCTCGCGACTCAGCGCAGCTCCGCAGCGAAGCGCTGCGCCAGCATCGCCACGATGCGCTCGGTCGTCTTCCCCACCTCTGTGTCCTGAAGCGTACGGTCCCCGCGCTGAAACACCAACCGAAAAGCGATGCTGACCTTGCCGGCGGGGATGCCCTTGCCCTCGTATCGGTCGAAGATCTCGGCCGACGCCAGGACCTGGCCGGCGGTCTTGCGGATCGCCTCGAGCACCTCGCCGGCCGGCCGGCTGCGGTCGAGCAGCACCGCCAGGTCACGGCGGACCGCCGGATACGGCGAAGGATCGCGGTAGCGGGGTGTTTCGGGCGCCAGGCGCAGACACGCCTCGAGCTCGAGCTCGAACACGGCGCAGGGCGCGGCGATCTCGAAGGCGCGCGCGACCTCGGGGTGCAGGTCGCCCACGCGACACAGCACGGTGTTGCCACGGCGCAGCTCACCCGAGGCCCCCGGGTGCAACCAGGGCACCGTGGCTCCGGCGTGGAACTCGCTCGGGAAGCCCAGCTCGCGCAGCGCGGCCTCGGCCGCGCCCTTGGCCACGAAGAACGGCGGTTCGGGTGACTGGGGCTCCCAGAGACTCGTGCGGCCGCCGCTGATCACGAGACCGGCGGCGCGCAGCGGCTCCTCGGGCAGCTCGCCCGCGCGCGCCAGGAACACCCGGCCGACTTCGAACACGCGCACGCGCTCGACCTGGCGCGCCAGGTTGCGGGCCGCCGCGTGCAGCAGGCCCGGCAGCAGCGTGGTCACGAGCTCCGAGCCCTGCCCGGGCATCGGGTTCTCGATCTTCACGGCCCGGCGCTGGGCAGCGTCGGGGCCGAGCCGGAGCGCGTCGAGGTCCGCCGGCACCATCGCGGGGTACTGGCGCAGCTCGACCAGGCCGGCCCGGGCGAGTGACTCGCGCGCGCGCTCGGCCAGCACGTAGGGCGCGGGCCGGCTCACCGGCGAGACCCGGCCCAAGGGCATGGTGGCCTCGATGCGGTCGTAGCCGTGGATGCGCGCGACCTCTTCGCACAGGTCGGCGGCGATCGCGAGGTCGTTGCGCCAGCTCGGGATCGCGCAGCGCAGCTTGCCCGCCGAGGGCTGCGCACTGACTCCCAGGCGCGCGAGCAGGGCGATGACTTCGGCGCTGGCGAGGCGGGTGCCGAGCAGGCGGTTGGGGTGCTCGGGGTCGAGCACGATCTCGCCGGTGTGGGGCAGCGGGCTGCCCTTCGCCTCGACCCGGCCGCGCGCCACGCTGCCGCCCGCGAGCTCCGCGATCAGCCGTGCGCAGCGGTCGGCCGCGCGCGCCACGCCCTCGCGGTCCACCCCGCGCTCGAAACGGTACGAGGCCTCGGTGCGCAGCGCGAGCCGCTTCGAGGTGCGGCGCACGGAGACGGGGTCGAACTGCGCGCTCTCGAGCAGGAGGTCGGTGGTGGTGGCGCGCACCTCGGTCTCTGCGCCGCCCATGACTCCCGCCAGCGCGATCGCGCGCTCGGCGTCGGCGATCACCAGGTCGCTGGCGGCGAGCGTGCGAGTCTCGCCGTCGAGACACGCGAGCTTCTCACCCGCGGCCGCGCGCCGCACGCGCACGACGCCGCCGCGCAGCGTCAAAAGGTCGAAGGCGTGGAGCGGCTGGCCGTACTCGAGCAGCACCAGGTTCGTGGCGTCGACCACGTTGTTGATCGAGCGCATGCCGGCCGCCTCGAGGCGCTTCGAGAGCCACTCGGGCGACGGACCCACACGCACGCCGCGCACCACGCGGGCCACGTAGCGCGCGCAGCCGTCGGCGGCGCCGATCGCGATCTTCACGTCGTCGGCCGCGGCGCGCGCGGCCTCGGGGGGGTCGGCGGGCGGCATGCGGATCTCGCCGCCGAACAGCGCCCTCACCTCGCGCGCCATGCCCAGCATGGAGACCCAGTCACCGCGGTTGGGCGTGATCTCCACGTCGAGGATCGTGTCTCCCGCCTGCAGCACCTGGGACAGCGGCGCGCCGACCGGGGCCGCGGCGTCGAGCACGAGGATCCCGGCGTGGTCGTCGGACAGGCCGAGCTCGCGCGCCGAACAGATCATGCCCTCCGAGCTCTCGCCGCGGATCTTCGACTTCTTGAGCTTGGTACCGTCGGGCAGAGTGACTCCCGGCTGCGCCACGGCGACTTTCTGGCCCTGGGCCACGTTGGGCGCGCCGCACACCACCGACAGCGGCTCCGCGCCGCCCACGTCGACCTTGCACAGCGAGAGCCGGTCGGCGTTGGGGTGCGGTCTGCGCTCGACCACGTGGCCGACCACGATCGCCGAGAGCTCCGGCCCCGCGCGCACGACGTCTTCGATCTCGAGCCCCGCCAGCGTGAGTCGCTCGCACAGCTCGGCCTCGCCGGGCAGGTCGACCCACTCCGCGAGCCAGCCGAGGGGGAACCTCACGCCAGCGGCTCCAGCACGCGGACGTCGCCGTCGAACATGCGGTGGATGTTCGGGATGCCGAAACGCTGCATCGCGGTGCGGTCGATGGTCATGCCGAACGCGAAGCCCTGCCAGCGCGACGCATCGATGCCGCAGTTCTCGAGCACGCCCGGATGGATCATCCCGCAGCCACCCCACTCGAGCCAGCCGCCCTGCCACGAGAAGTCGAACTCGGCCGACGGCTCGG
This genomic interval carries:
- a CDS encoding phytanoyl-CoA dioxygenase family protein; the encoded protein is MKPSAHAWSRGFQWQPPRGPFRRISAEQAKSWDERGFFVLEGAFDAATVSRVAQEIAPFEARAEAFLRTQPNGRFAIARADEITFTTHLVTRSPFLRDFCRHPVFCDLVHDLIGPDVRLYWDQAVYKKPGTRAPFPWHQDNGYTFVEPEAYLTCWVALTDATEDNGCPRVVPGLHRGGTLAHRGTDLGFVCFDEPPSEPLAAPVRAGGIVVFSSLTPHATGPNLTPDERRAYIVQFAPDGAVALRPGAGGQVTREPCAAPERQYPVLAHGAPV
- a CDS encoding phytanoyl-CoA dioxygenase family protein, which translates into the protein MSITTETQRKEFAERGFVALRGLLQAEEIARFGAAVDRAVAARTAHDTRTLAERTHYEQSFHQCINLWEDFADVRPLTFHPRLGQVASELLDRPVLRVWHDQALYKEPGGRGTDAHHDQPYWPLNEPNTVTAWISFNGARRESGCMGYVPGSHHFGVKRFSNIFTGTGFDLEHGEEARGVPPEFVPVEPGDVVFHHGLTIHVAGPNSTPDMRRVHTVIYFADGSTRKDSKQLHPSVDRAGIAPGAVVDSAVTPIAFPRAPGDLPEPPPLPEPRLRGWPGWGRRA
- a CDS encoding MerR family transcriptional regulator — encoded protein: MIEAVEKEFAKIPDRTYFRIGEVAKLIGVEPYVLRFWETEFKAMAPPKSRSKQRMYRRRDLETILTIKHLLYAERFTIEGARKRLLELQRDARRSESPLPRTGLAAVRDELIALRRVAAAI
- a CDS encoding integration host factor subunit alpha, with protein sequence MTKADIVETIYERVGFSKKESAELVETVFDVIKDALVGGEKVKFSGFGNFIVREKNARKGRNPQTGEEIQLEARRVLTFKPSLVLKNALNEGQAPETGDDDDDDEDDDE
- the pheT gene encoding phenylalanine--tRNA ligase subunit beta, with the protein product MRFPLGWLAEWVDLPGEAELCERLTLAGLEIEDVVRAGPELSAIVVGHVVERRPHPNADRLSLCKVDVGGAEPLSVVCGAPNVAQGQKVAVAQPGVTLPDGTKLKKSKIRGESSEGMICSARELGLSDDHAGILVLDAAAPVGAPLSQVLQAGDTILDVEITPNRGDWVSMLGMAREVRALFGGEIRMPPADPPEAARAAADDVKIAIGAADGCARYVARVVRGVRVGPSPEWLSKRLEAAGMRSINNVVDATNLVLLEYGQPLHAFDLLTLRGGVVRVRRAAAGEKLACLDGETRTLAASDLVIADAERAIALAGVMGGAETEVRATTTDLLLESAQFDPVSVRRTSKRLALRTEASYRFERGVDREGVARAADRCARLIAELAGGSVARGRVEAKGSPLPHTGEIVLDPEHPNRLLGTRLASAEVIALLARLGVSAQPSAGKLRCAIPSWRNDLAIAADLCEEVARIHGYDRIEATMPLGRVSPVSRPAPYVLAERARESLARAGLVELRQYPAMVPADLDALRLGPDAAQRRAVKIENPMPGQGSELVTTLLPGLLHAAARNLARQVERVRVFEVGRVFLARAGELPEEPLRAAGLVISGGRTSLWEPQSPEPPFFVAKGAAEAALRELGFPSEFHAGATVPWLHPGASGELRRGNTVLCRVGDLHPEVARAFEIAAPCAVFELELEACLRLAPETPRYRDPSPYPAVRRDLAVLLDRSRPAGEVLEAIRKTAGQVLASAEIFDRYEGKGIPAGKVSIAFRLVFQRGDRTLQDTEVGKTTERIVAMLAQRFAAELR